One Polyangiaceae bacterium genomic window carries:
- a CDS encoding LysR family transcriptional regulator gives MERPDLNLLVALDILLEEGNVAAAARRMRLSASAMSRTLARLREATGDPLLVRAGRGLVATPRAAELRERVGQVVRDAEAVLKPAEKIDIGKLERTFTVRTSEGFVENFGPALIQRVSAEAPRVRLGFVQKVVRDSGQLRAGTVDLETGVVGKTTGPELITQALFHDRFIGVVRAGHALSEGLVTAARYAEEKHVETTNHAPGPIDVILSSFGLEREVAVVVGGFSTAIALARSSDYIATVPARHTGNLRAGMFSFELPFPTRGFTVSMLWHPRLDADPAHRWLRRCVREVCTSEHSDSSDHAANPKRTGKRAPHGHGQRH, from the coding sequence ATGGAAAGGCCGGACCTCAATCTGCTCGTGGCGTTGGACATTCTGTTGGAGGAGGGCAACGTTGCGGCAGCCGCGCGACGCATGCGTCTGAGCGCGTCCGCGATGAGCAGGACCTTGGCGCGATTGCGTGAGGCGACAGGTGATCCGCTGCTGGTCCGGGCGGGGCGAGGTCTGGTCGCTACGCCGCGCGCGGCAGAGCTGCGGGAGCGCGTGGGCCAGGTCGTACGCGATGCCGAGGCCGTGCTGAAGCCCGCCGAGAAGATCGATATCGGGAAGCTCGAGCGAACGTTCACCGTGCGAACGAGCGAGGGCTTCGTAGAGAACTTCGGTCCTGCGCTGATCCAACGCGTGAGCGCAGAAGCTCCAAGGGTGCGACTCGGCTTCGTGCAGAAGGTGGTTCGTGATAGCGGGCAACTTCGCGCAGGAACGGTGGACCTAGAAACCGGTGTCGTGGGAAAGACCACGGGGCCCGAATTGATCACACAGGCGCTGTTCCATGATCGCTTCATTGGCGTCGTGCGTGCAGGGCATGCTCTAAGTGAGGGGCTCGTCACCGCAGCGCGCTATGCCGAGGAGAAGCACGTCGAAACCACCAATCACGCGCCAGGCCCCATTGACGTGATATTGAGTTCGTTCGGGCTCGAGCGAGAAGTTGCGGTCGTCGTTGGCGGTTTTTCGACGGCCATTGCGCTCGCGCGGTCGTCGGACTACATCGCGACCGTACCTGCACGACACACGGGAAATCTGCGCGCCGGTATGTTCAGCTTCGAGCTGCCTTTTCCCACGCGAGGGTTCACGGTATCGATGCTTTGGCATCCACGGCTCGATGCAGACCCCGCACATCGCTGGCTAAGGCGCTGCGTTCGGGAAGTTTGCACGAGCGAGCACAGCGATTCGTCCGATCACGCGGCCAATCCGAAGCGCACGGGAAAGCGAGCGCCACATGGCCACGGGCAGCGGCATTGA
- a CDS encoding AAA family ATPase, with product MKIAYATCDFAALRREKAFYVDKTPFIPHLENAGKFLIFLRPRRFGKSTLISTLENYYDIALADKFDELFGGLWIHEHPTPEKNKYLVLRFDFSPVASEGTTDEIRRSFAIQIKASVRSFIWRYEKLVPRLSTLEARVRSDDQDTAAIMTELFTVVRDAEHQVYLLIDEYDHFGNRLLSDGLIDTYQDIVRSAGFVRSFYASLKAFTITSTLARMFVTGVSPIMLDDLSSGFNIITHVSQSDALNALAGFTTADVERAVDTMLRDRPDLAADPRIGDRKALLETLERYYDGYRFSKRATEKMYNSTLVLYFLGKVLASGYYPDQMLDLNVRTDYGRLYGIARNTSGQETGTRELLEQILTSESVASPLVEQFGTKMHFGDAQIVSLFYYMGMLTFGPNAAEETIPVFVIPNRVMRELQWSYLVFALADHDDIRIDMSHVATALATMAKHGDIQPLLDVFHKQVISRISNRDLMQFNEKTMKLMLFAYLSQTNSFYLMSEKEVAQGYCDLLLGLKGNASAAKYAWIIEAKYVKTDATDEEIEAAVQEGFAQIERYVSDADVVQMLTLGNHLRAGVLVFVGTKDVRYWAWNTAASSA from the coding sequence ATGAAAATTGCCTACGCAACATGTGATTTTGCCGCTCTCCGTCGGGAGAAAGCGTTTTACGTCGACAAGACTCCGTTCATCCCGCACCTAGAAAACGCCGGCAAGTTCCTGATCTTCCTGCGGCCGCGCAGGTTCGGCAAATCGACCCTGATCAGCACGCTCGAAAATTATTACGACATCGCTCTTGCCGACAAATTCGACGAGCTGTTTGGCGGACTGTGGATCCATGAGCACCCGACGCCCGAGAAAAACAAGTATCTCGTTCTGCGTTTCGATTTTTCGCCCGTCGCGTCGGAGGGCACCACCGATGAAATCCGGCGTAGCTTTGCAATCCAGATCAAGGCATCCGTCCGGTCGTTCATCTGGCGGTACGAAAAACTCGTTCCCAGGCTCTCGACGCTGGAAGCACGGGTCCGTTCGGACGACCAAGATACCGCCGCGATCATGACGGAGCTCTTTACGGTCGTCCGCGACGCAGAGCACCAGGTCTATTTGCTGATCGACGAATACGACCATTTTGGCAATCGGCTGCTTTCGGATGGCTTGATCGACACCTACCAGGACATCGTGCGCAGTGCGGGATTCGTGCGGAGCTTTTATGCCAGTTTGAAGGCATTTACAATCACGAGCACGCTGGCGCGGATGTTCGTCACGGGCGTTTCGCCCATCATGCTGGATGACTTGTCGAGTGGGTTCAACATCATCACGCACGTGTCGCAGAGCGATGCGTTGAATGCCTTGGCTGGGTTCACGACGGCGGACGTCGAACGCGCGGTGGACACGATGCTTCGGGACAGGCCCGATTTGGCGGCCGATCCGCGCATTGGCGATCGCAAAGCGCTGCTCGAAACCCTGGAGCGGTATTACGACGGGTATAGGTTTTCCAAACGAGCTACCGAGAAGATGTACAATTCGACGCTTGTCCTGTACTTCCTTGGAAAGGTGCTCGCTTCGGGATACTACCCCGATCAAATGCTCGATTTGAACGTGCGTACTGATTATGGCCGTCTTTACGGCATTGCCCGAAATACGAGCGGTCAAGAGACCGGCACACGGGAGCTTTTGGAACAGATCTTGACGAGTGAATCGGTCGCGAGCCCGCTGGTGGAGCAATTCGGGACGAAGATGCATTTCGGCGACGCGCAGATCGTGTCGCTTTTTTATTACATGGGCATGCTGACGTTCGGGCCGAATGCGGCGGAAGAAACGATACCCGTGTTCGTGATTCCCAATCGGGTCATGCGCGAATTGCAGTGGAGTTATCTTGTGTTTGCCCTGGCGGATCACGACGACATCCGCATCGACATGAGCCACGTGGCAACGGCATTGGCCACCATGGCGAAGCATGGCGACATCCAGCCGCTGCTCGATGTTTTCCATAAGCAGGTCATCTCCCGCATCAGCAATCGGGACCTCATGCAATTCAACGAAAAAACGATGAAGCTGATGCTCTTTGCGTATTTGTCGCAAACCAATTCGTTTTATCTGATGAGCGAAAAAGAGGTCGCCCAGGGATATTGCGATTTGTTGCTCGGGCTAAAAGGTAATGCATCCGCAGCGAAGTATGCGTGGATCATCGAAGCGAAGTATGTGAAGACGGACGCGACGGACGAGGAAATCGAGGCAGCGGTGCAAGAGGGTTTTGCGCAGATCGAGCGGTATGTTTCGGACGCGGACGTGGTCCAGATGCTGACGCTGGGCAACCATTTGCGAGCTGGCGTCTTGGTGTTCGTCGGGACGAAAGACGTGCGATATTGGGCGTGGAACACGGCCGCATCGAGCGCGTAG
- a CDS encoding MFS transporter, translating into MSARTSEALQGGTRAIPSIPWALASLCLSMLLSSLGTSSANVALPTLAKTFGASFQEVQWVVVAYLVAITSSIVSFGRLGDLLGRQRLLRAGLLVFSTASLVSAVAPSLWVVIIARAIQGLGAAIMMALTFAFVSEIVPKVRTGSAMGLLGATSAVGTALGPSLGGVLIHWFGWRAIFLINVPLGLAAFALVCTHLPAHARKGDDAIGFDNKGTALLGLTLIAYALAMTSGRGHFGMRSLVLLIAALIALALFIVTEKKAAAPLLRLTLFRDATLNASLFANLLVSTVAMTNLVVGPFYLALGMQLDAGTVGMVMSAGPSVSALAGIPAGRVVDRFGTHRTTLAGLFGIAVGDILLALTPKTFGIPGYVLPMVVATASYALFQAANNTAVMQNVDPRERGVMSGTLSLSRNLGLTTGACFMGAVFAFAAGKSDVTTAGSDAVSAGMRGAYSLAAALMISALLAVALTHARGLRREVTKVHHP; encoded by the coding sequence ATGAGCGCACGCACGAGCGAAGCACTCCAGGGAGGCACACGGGCAATACCTTCGATTCCGTGGGCGCTCGCCAGCCTTTGTCTATCCATGCTTTTGTCGTCGCTTGGCACCAGCAGCGCCAATGTCGCCCTACCGACGCTCGCCAAGACCTTCGGCGCATCATTTCAAGAAGTTCAATGGGTCGTCGTCGCATACTTGGTTGCCATTACGTCTTCCATCGTCAGCTTTGGAAGACTTGGCGACCTCCTGGGCCGTCAGCGATTGCTGCGAGCTGGGCTGCTCGTCTTTTCGACCGCGTCGCTCGTCAGTGCCGTCGCGCCCTCGTTGTGGGTCGTGATCATCGCGCGCGCAATACAAGGTTTGGGTGCCGCCATCATGATGGCGCTGACCTTCGCATTCGTCAGCGAGATTGTGCCCAAGGTCAGGACTGGCAGCGCAATGGGCTTGCTTGGAGCTACGTCCGCCGTGGGTACTGCACTTGGACCTTCGCTCGGAGGTGTTCTCATCCACTGGTTCGGCTGGCGCGCCATATTCCTGATCAATGTTCCGCTTGGTTTGGCGGCCTTTGCTCTCGTGTGTACACACCTGCCTGCCCACGCACGAAAAGGCGACGATGCCATTGGTTTCGACAACAAAGGGACCGCGCTGCTTGGCCTGACGCTGATTGCTTATGCGCTCGCCATGACCTCGGGACGAGGGCACTTTGGTATGCGCAGTCTGGTTTTGCTCATTGCTGCGCTGATTGCATTGGCTCTTTTTATCGTCACCGAAAAGAAAGCGGCCGCGCCGCTCCTTCGTTTGACGCTCTTCCGCGATGCCACATTGAATGCGAGCCTGTTTGCGAATCTGCTCGTCTCCACGGTGGCGATGACCAATCTCGTGGTGGGTCCGTTTTACCTGGCTCTCGGTATGCAGCTCGACGCAGGGACGGTTGGCATGGTCATGTCTGCTGGACCTTCCGTATCTGCATTGGCGGGTATTCCTGCAGGTCGCGTCGTGGACCGTTTTGGCACGCATCGCACCACCCTCGCGGGGCTTTTCGGAATTGCAGTTGGCGACATCTTGTTGGCGCTCACCCCCAAGACGTTCGGCATTCCGGGCTATGTGCTTCCCATGGTCGTCGCCACCGCGAGTTATGCATTGTTTCAGGCGGCGAACAACACGGCCGTCATGCAGAACGTCGACCCTCGTGAGCGCGGCGTCATGTCGGGAACGCTGAGCCTATCGCGCAATTTGGGACTTACCACGGGGGCGTGTTTCATGGGCGCGGTGTTCGCATTCGCTGCGGGCAAAAGCGACGTAACAACAGCGGGCTCAGACGCCGTCTCCGCAGGAATGCGCGGCGCGTACAGCCTCGCCGCGGCTCTCATGATCAGCGCGCTGCTCGCCGTCGCGCTGACCCATGCACGCGGCCTGCGTCGGGAAGTGACGAAAGTCCATCATCCATGA
- a CDS encoding protein kinase has product MQRGDVVAERFEIEALVASGGMGQIFRAQDRQSGEVVAVKVLRSGAREHHARFQHETRALSELAHPRIVRYVAHGVVATSGEPYLAMEWLEGEDLSRRLARAELSLEESIGLGKQIAEALGEAHARGIVHRDLKPSNVFLVGGSVDQIKVVDFGIARLDGAARLTRTGTIMGTPGYMAPEQVQNARVIDARADVFSLGCVLFECVTGIPAFTGEHLMALLAKVFIAEPPRLCELRPDAPAALEQLLLRMMAKNPEARPRNGAAVLENLAALTKELPRGTTRRASIALTSGERRTMTVIVIEAERREDVTLEGHAAQTAQMLREGTETFGGRLDVLRDGSAVASMGAMGLATDQAAQAARCALWLHANTNGRAVALATGRGELTGRMAAAEAIDRAVKLLESRPAAVAIDEMTARLLDGRFDVRETEAGATLHGEREIAEEARLLLKKATPCVGRDRELSTLSQMFAESIEERTAQAALVVAAAGMGKSRLSQELLARLRANDTPMAVWIARGDVLRVGSALGLLGQALRHACGIRGDEPLPERREKLLGRVAERVGAQHRQRVAELLGEIAGVPFPEDSSELLRAARRNTQIMTDEMRRAWLDFLRAECAVQPVLLVLEDLHWGDLPTVQFVDAALRDVSEEPWMVLAIARPEVHSLFPELWEGRHLQEIQLKPLGKKASERLVRQVLGEDIGAETLERLIAQADGNAFYLEELIRAAAERKGEGFPETVVAMVQSRLAALDDEDRRALRAAAVFGEAFWPGGVAALLDRADRPAQVRNRLLHLVEREVLVKRPESRFAGQVELAFRHVLLREGAYAMLTEEDRRLGHKLAGEWLERAGERDPRLLAEHFDRGEQGERAAAYYLRAAEQALEGGDYAVAIKLSERGVALGQEPGLMAGMRAVEADAKFQLGDFRAASDAAGVTLKHARPGSRTASRALYAGIACAMYLRDEEALHERVQSLQHMEFEPDAIPLLAATLVSLIVSHIYAAERRQAELNLRRLEQMTANRDPIASAWAELARALCACHIDRNPWGFLQHATSAISLRKQSGIGRELPYTRWSVAAAHWMLGQFDLADDLYIILYAESPEGSMDAFATQSHRSVMRIDQRKLDEAAALAAWMLRAANEMILRRISRLVLAEAQLYGGALDAAESELLSVAEIDTAEPYLRLWYLAVMARLRLAQGRAEDARDIAELAFSQSIACGMGYCNRHALLLLVRAEAHHALGNLDAARDAIREARDDLLRRAAFIPDSEPEVRRSFLENIPDHRRTLELAREWLGDDSS; this is encoded by the coding sequence ATGCAACGAGGCGACGTCGTCGCGGAACGTTTCGAGATCGAAGCGTTGGTAGCGTCCGGCGGCATGGGCCAGATCTTCCGTGCGCAGGACCGGCAAAGCGGCGAGGTTGTCGCGGTCAAAGTGCTCCGTAGCGGCGCTCGTGAGCACCACGCGAGGTTTCAGCACGAGACGCGAGCGCTGTCCGAGTTGGCGCATCCGCGCATCGTGCGGTACGTGGCGCATGGAGTGGTCGCGACGTCGGGCGAGCCGTATCTCGCAATGGAGTGGCTGGAGGGCGAGGATCTGTCGCGGCGGCTCGCGCGAGCGGAGCTATCGCTCGAGGAAAGCATTGGCCTGGGCAAACAGATTGCCGAGGCACTTGGCGAGGCGCATGCGCGCGGAATCGTGCATCGGGATTTGAAGCCGAGCAATGTGTTTCTCGTGGGAGGCAGCGTAGACCAAATCAAAGTGGTCGATTTCGGGATTGCGCGACTCGATGGGGCAGCGCGCTTGACACGGACGGGAACGATCATGGGCACACCGGGGTACATGGCGCCGGAGCAAGTACAGAATGCTCGCGTGATCGATGCCCGAGCGGACGTGTTTTCGCTCGGCTGCGTGCTGTTCGAATGCGTGACGGGGATACCCGCGTTTACCGGCGAGCATTTGATGGCGCTGCTGGCCAAAGTGTTCATCGCCGAACCGCCTCGGCTGTGCGAATTGCGGCCCGATGCGCCGGCGGCATTGGAACAGCTATTGCTCCGAATGATGGCCAAAAACCCGGAAGCTCGGCCGCGAAATGGTGCGGCGGTGCTGGAAAACCTCGCAGCGCTCACCAAGGAATTGCCTCGGGGAACGACGCGTCGGGCATCGATTGCATTGACGAGCGGGGAGCGGCGGACCATGACGGTGATCGTCATTGAAGCGGAAAGGCGAGAGGACGTGACGCTCGAAGGCCACGCGGCGCAAACGGCGCAGATGCTCCGCGAGGGTACCGAGACTTTTGGCGGGCGGCTCGATGTACTACGTGACGGATCGGCCGTGGCATCGATGGGTGCAATGGGCCTCGCGACGGATCAAGCGGCGCAGGCGGCGCGATGTGCATTGTGGTTGCACGCGAATACGAATGGTCGCGCCGTCGCGCTCGCGACGGGCCGAGGTGAATTGACGGGCAGAATGGCGGCGGCCGAAGCGATTGACCGGGCGGTGAAGCTGCTGGAGTCGCGGCCGGCTGCGGTGGCAATCGACGAAATGACTGCGCGATTGCTCGACGGGCGATTCGACGTGCGCGAGACGGAGGCGGGCGCGACATTGCACGGCGAGCGCGAAATCGCCGAAGAAGCGCGATTGCTCCTGAAAAAGGCGACGCCTTGTGTCGGACGAGATCGCGAGCTTTCGACATTATCGCAGATGTTCGCGGAATCCATCGAAGAGCGAACGGCGCAGGCAGCGCTCGTGGTGGCGGCGGCAGGAATGGGCAAATCGCGTCTTTCGCAGGAGCTTTTGGCGAGGCTTCGGGCAAACGATACGCCCATGGCGGTGTGGATTGCGCGCGGCGACGTATTGCGTGTGGGCTCGGCGCTGGGGCTGCTAGGTCAAGCGCTTCGCCATGCGTGCGGGATTCGTGGCGACGAACCATTGCCTGAGCGTCGTGAAAAACTGCTCGGCCGGGTAGCGGAACGCGTGGGGGCGCAGCATCGACAGCGCGTGGCGGAGCTGCTCGGTGAAATTGCAGGTGTACCCTTCCCCGAAGATTCGAGCGAGCTATTGCGTGCAGCGCGCCGCAATACGCAGATCATGACGGATGAAATGCGTCGCGCGTGGCTCGATTTTCTGCGTGCCGAATGCGCAGTGCAACCGGTGCTGCTGGTGCTGGAGGATCTGCATTGGGGGGATTTGCCGACGGTGCAATTCGTGGATGCGGCATTGCGGGATGTTTCGGAAGAGCCGTGGATGGTGCTGGCCATTGCGCGCCCGGAAGTGCATTCGCTTTTCCCCGAGCTTTGGGAGGGGCGGCACCTGCAAGAGATTCAGCTCAAACCGCTGGGCAAAAAGGCGAGCGAGCGATTGGTGCGCCAGGTGCTCGGCGAGGACATCGGTGCGGAAACGCTGGAGCGGCTCATCGCGCAAGCGGACGGGAATGCGTTTTACTTGGAAGAACTGATCCGTGCAGCGGCGGAGCGAAAGGGAGAAGGCTTTCCCGAGACGGTCGTGGCGATGGTGCAATCGAGGCTCGCGGCATTGGATGACGAGGATCGTCGCGCATTGCGAGCGGCAGCGGTGTTTGGCGAGGCATTCTGGCCAGGAGGTGTCGCGGCGTTATTGGATCGTGCGGATCGGCCAGCACAGGTGCGAAACCGATTGCTGCATTTGGTCGAGCGCGAGGTGCTGGTGAAACGGCCCGAGAGTCGATTTGCGGGACAGGTGGAGCTCGCATTTCGGCACGTGCTGCTGCGGGAAGGCGCGTATGCGATGCTGACGGAGGAGGATCGGAGGCTTGGGCATAAGCTCGCTGGCGAATGGCTGGAGCGGGCTGGGGAAAGGGATCCAAGGCTGTTGGCGGAGCATTTTGATAGGGGTGAGCAAGGGGAACGGGCGGCGGCGTATTACCTGCGTGCGGCCGAGCAGGCGCTGGAAGGGGGTGATTACGCGGTCGCGATCAAGCTGTCGGAGCGGGGAGTAGCACTGGGGCAGGAGCCTGGGTTGATGGCAGGCATGCGGGCAGTCGAGGCGGATGCCAAGTTCCAGTTGGGGGATTTTCGGGCCGCATCCGATGCGGCCGGCGTGACACTGAAACACGCTCGCCCCGGGAGCCGAACCGCCAGCCGAGCGCTTTACGCCGGAATCGCTTGTGCGATGTACTTGCGTGACGAGGAGGCGCTGCATGAGCGAGTTCAATCGCTCCAACATATGGAGTTCGAGCCAGATGCGATTCCCTTGCTCGCAGCCACCCTAGTTTCGCTCATTGTTTCGCATATATACGCGGCGGAGCGCCGCCAAGCTGAATTGAATCTGCGGCGACTCGAACAGATGACGGCAAACCGCGACCCGATTGCATCTGCCTGGGCCGAGCTCGCCCGTGCACTTTGTGCGTGTCATATCGATCGGAATCCGTGGGGCTTTCTTCAGCACGCGACGAGCGCTATTTCTCTTCGCAAGCAATCGGGCATCGGCCGCGAGCTTCCGTACACGCGCTGGAGTGTCGCCGCTGCCCATTGGATGCTCGGTCAATTCGATCTCGCGGACGATCTGTACATCATCTTGTACGCTGAAAGCCCGGAAGGGAGTATGGACGCATTCGCCACCCAGAGCCATCGTTCAGTCATGCGCATTGATCAACGCAAGCTGGATGAAGCCGCCGCCCTCGCCGCCTGGATGCTGCGAGCGGCAAACGAGATGATTTTGCGCCGAATATCTCGCTTGGTGCTTGCCGAAGCTCAACTTTATGGCGGAGCGCTCGACGCAGCGGAGTCGGAACTGCTCAGCGTCGCGGAAATTGACACGGCGGAACCTTATTTGCGTCTTTGGTATCTCGCCGTCATGGCTCGACTTCGACTCGCACAAGGACGCGCGGAAGACGCCAGAGACATTGCCGAACTCGCGTTCTCCCAATCCATTGCCTGCGGTATGGGGTATTGCAACCGCCACGCCCTCCTCCTCCTCGTCCGCGCCGAAGCTCACCACGCCCTCGGCAATCTCGACGCCGCCCGCGACGCCATTCGCGAAGCACGCGACGACCTCCTGCGCCGTGCTGCGTTCATTCCGGATTCCGAGCCCGAAGTGCGCCGCTCGTTCCTCGAAAACATCCCCGACCATCGTAGAACCCTCGAGCTTGCCCGCGAATGGCTGGGCGACGACTCGTCGTAG